In Lactuca sativa cultivar Salinas chromosome 5, Lsat_Salinas_v11, whole genome shotgun sequence, the DNA window ACatggcattggagtttacggcccatgaaccacccctttatggagtttacggcccataaccatttccccatgagtttagggccgtaaactcatgttactaagtgccaaattgtgttttgaggtcttacaagtcatgattgggcatcaaatgatcaagtccaagccttaggaaagcattagGGGGATAATAAGACCaccttgtggagtttacggccaaatgaCCATATTCTTATGTGTTATCAGCTGTAAACTCTCTTAGGGACATGTTTTTattgttgtttaaggtcttaaacacttccaGGAAGGTtcaaggttggcatccaaggcttaggaagggactaatgtccattttaccacttaaaaaggggtttacggcccaagaacatccttggccgtaaactcctttgttcttgtgttatttgatgattttcaagtgttatcaagttcatattaagcacctaagaagctagggcaagttgtacttacaagatagaagcttgatttggtgtttaaggtccaagaacactagtgtgtgttcttggtgttttgaagatctaagtaaaacacaaaattgaatggatgaaatgatgtataaacactaggtattaggttataacaacaattcaagtcgagaaacacttacattttcggGAGATCGGGTGAAAGACGGgaagatagttgagagagaatagaGGGTGTTCTTGAGAATTGAAGTGAAAAGTGaggagtttggggagtaaacccatgcctaaggcatgagttcacggccactagggagtttacggcccaaactctagacgtttggccgtgaactccttattaAGGTGGTATGTGCGGTTTTGCAACTCCAAGACTCGAGACGGTACTTCCTTTCATCCGTTCCTTTGAAGAATAAATACTAAAAacactcaaacggactttaaatTGGCTAAAAATTATTAGGAAATGTAACTGAATTTTAATTTAAGTGCTTGAATTTAAAGTTTGAACAAatgaaaatttcaggttgtcatagGTCTTCATTTATAGTGACATTTGTTGCCAACATTTTTCAtcacgctcatcatggaatatgtgATGTCCttttgtatttcaacatagtagTTAGATACGAGCAGAGTAAGACAATTAAAGGAATTTTTGGGAGTATTGTAGAGCCTATACAGTTGATGGTTTTAATGTTGCCATGGACAGAATGAGAAAGATAAAAGAACCAGCATGAGAATACTTACAAAGTATAAATCCTGAAACTTGATCTAGGGCACATTTTAGAGGCAACCaatacaatcttatgtcgtccTACCATATGGAATCCATAAATGCATTATCTACACATGCACATAAGGTGTCGTGTTGATTGACTTTTTTCGTGCAACATTGCAAAAGTGGTGGTTTCAAAGACATAACTTTGCAGGTAGTAAGTTGTAATATTAATGTTTGTACGAAATGTTATCAATCTTAACTGTGTAATTTTCTCTATTTTTTAACGGAAGCAACAACACTCACCCTTTGGGCTGGTGATATTATAAAATACAATAAGACTACTTTTACTAATtgggatgttcgcatgatctcaaGTAAGAAATGCGAGATCAAAAAGGTGAGACAAAACGTCATTGTTCATTTCCAACAAATaacatgtacatgtaggcatttTAAACTTGACATCATACCTTGTGTGCATGTTATAAGAGTGAAATAGACCCGTACGGTTGGAAAATACCGATTTAGTCGAAATAGActcggggtgaaatagacccaggaTTGAAATACACCCGGTACAACCTTGAGCTGATATATGAATTGAAATATattcgggggtgaaatagactcggtaCAGCCTTGAGCTgacgtatatgtatggtatgcggtattttagggaacttacTAAGATTTATGTTTGCAGTTTTTGTTTATCGTTTCAAGTATTTATGGTTCGCACGGGAAGTGCCCGATGTGACTGGGCAACATCCTCCAACGCTTTTCGCATTGACTATTTATGGTTTTACTgtgatgtttaaataatataatcattttgtttggttttggaacaacATGTTGTATGGTTTTAAGTgttattaaaatgaaaatttttctatgagatttgggatgttacataactaAAGGTCATAGCTAAGTCAAATTCACATAAGTCAAGTAAATCCCCAATATTTAAATCCATTGACTCAACCTTTATATTTTTCAACTAATATCAATAAATTTGACAGTcaacttatattttttttttatcattttatgagtgaaagaaaaaaaaatcatataagtTAACTAAGAGAGTGAATGACTCAATACAGATTTGGTGTGAATCATGTTATGGATTTAACTTATTTATATAGTGGTTGAATAAAATGTTAGGTATGAGTTATATGTATTCGTAAATCGAGGAGTTATATTGATGTTAGGTAGGAATTGAATGGATTTATAGAAGAGGTGTAAGCATATGAATCGTTTTCCCCTTTTAAAATGGTATAAATATGCAATGGTTAGATTTGTGACCTCATTAAAAAAGAACATTTTTAATTCAAAAGAAGGGTTGTAGTCACAAACAAAATTGTTGTATTAATTTTGCCTCACCAACGACATTCCATAATTTGGTAAACTTTTGGGTTGGTTCAAATGGCTATGGGTTGCTGAGAGTGCAATACAAAGAATACAATGGCTTATATACGATTCATGAGATTTTTCTCTTTGCATGTCACACCACTCTTCTGGTACACATTTGTATatagtatcagagcattagatCAGATccagaaaaacaaaacaaaaccctAATCATCCCTCATGGACGGCGATGATGCCTCCaataataataagaacaagaatgATGGAGAGTCAATTGATCACAACTCTCCCCTCTATCTACACGCTTCCTACTACCCAAAGCAGTTACACGTGAACGATGGGCTAACTGACAAAAATTATGGCGATTGGGAACAAGAGATGATGATTTTCTTGTTTGCAAAGAACAAAACCGGCTTCATCGATGGCACCATTAGAAAACCAGAGGTGAATTCCGACAAATATCTACTTGGGATGCGTTGTGATGCCATGGTCAAAGGTTGGTTGACCACCGCCATGGAGAAAGAGATTCATAACAACGTGAAGTACGCCAAGACAGCCACATAAATCTGGCAAGACTTAAAAGAACACTTTGGAAAGGAGAGTGCACCCAAGGCTTATGAATTGAAGCAGTCACTAAATACCACCCGACAGGAAGGCACAACTGTGTCAGCCTATTACACCAGATTACGAGTTCTGTGGGAGGAAATGGAGTCAATTCTTCCGACTCCTCGTTGTTCTTGTGATGACTGCTCATGTGGGCTCGCTAAGAAACTCACTGAAATCAAAGAAAAAGAGAGAACCTTCAAGTTCTTGATAGGACTGGATGACCAATCCAGATTTATCAAAACACAAATATTGGCTATGTAGTCAACACCAAAACTAAGTACCGTCTATCACCTTGTTGCTGAAGATGAGCAACAACGCATGATCACTAGTTCAAAGAAGCCTGTTCATGAGACTGCTGCGTTTCAAACCAGTTTCCAAGAGAAGCGTGATCAACAAAAGAACCAGCATGAAAAGAACCGGATGAAACCTGAGAAAAGCACTCCTCAAACTGGACCTTGTAGTCATTGTGGAAAAGAAGGGCACGTTAGGGAGGTATGCTTCAAAAGAATCGGCTATCCTGAGTGGTGGCCAAGCAAAGGAAAGGGAAATAAATTGAAACCAGGGGTAGCCATGGTCGAAACAAAATCATGCCCTATTCCAGGAATGACATCCGGACTACACTTAATGATTCAGTTTTATCAATCAACACGTTAGTGTGCAACTTTTAATCGAATATATGATACTTAAACGAACGGAAACCAAATTTGTTCTCTTGAAACAACTCAGACTTTTAGGCCCAAGTGTAACCGGATAGAACGCCCGTTGGCCTTAACGGACCGATTTTTGTAGGATGATCTGCAATTCACAACTTCTCCGTGCAATGTTGTCTAGCTTTGTCCTCAACGCCTTTTTGAGTTTTTGTGCACTTCTACTCGCTCCTACCATTGAAGGACTATATGTGTAATTCTATCGTAATCAAAAATTTTCTAGGTTTTATGTTATAAAATTCGGACGTATTTGACTTCTTTTTTTGGTTGGTTTTTAATGTTCATATGTGGCTCCAATCCTTACATACAATACATCACCAAATCCTATCTTCACCTCCACACTCCCTCCGTGGAGTCGTAgaaatttgacaaaatttctgCTCATTACAGAATAGCAATGCATTCCTCTTCGTCTTCTACAAAGAATTCATGTGATGATAATCCAGCTAAGAAGACTGCCAATTCTTCCAACAAGTTTGTGATAATTGGACTACCTCTCTCCACACTCCACACCCCATCTCTCTTATTCTTCAAATCAACATCCCCCACCACCATCACTCATCTCCAAAAATTGGTCACCGAATCGTCCAACAATTTGATTCATAACCTCCACAACTCCATTGATAAATGCCTCAATTTCCTGCATCTCTTCGCTTCCGAAAATCCCCTTTTCGCCAAATTGCAATCTCTCTCCTCTGAATACCACAACTTCTGCCAGGTAATTTTACTCTTCTACCCGTGTTTTAGATCGATTACTCTGTAATTATTCAACGTATTTATAGTTTCTATGGAAAACGAGGTTGGATTGGAGATTTTATATCATAGAAGCTCTCATTAGTTCGCAAAATTGATATACACACAAAGCGAATCATTACCATTACAGTTGCTTCAGTAATTGCCCACCGCTATAggtattggtaaaaaaaaaaatttaaacaacACTAAATAATATAAGATCTATTTTGTATAtcgggttaaatgcaagaaataggtAACTTACCTTCATTTAATTGTTTATCATAATTCAATAGATTAACCGCAGAAACCAGAGGAATTTGAAGTCTGTGTGGAATCATGATTTTGCTGCAATTATCCCAGGGGATTCAGTGGCAGGGCTTGTGGTATCAAATGGTGTTCTAAATTTCTTGAACATTTACAACACTTTGTTGGTTGTAAGGCTTGTTCTTACATGGTTTCCCAATTCCCCTCAAGCCATTGTGAGTCCACTCaggtaaataaataaaattctgTATTAAGTCAACAAAAAGAAACATCTTACACCATTAATAACAattttgtttttactttttttttttttttttttttttacagcaCTTTATGTGACCCTTATTTGAATATATTTCGTGGGGTGATCCCACCACTTGGAGGGACATTGGATCTTTCTCCCATACTTGCATTCCTTGTACTAAATGCATTAACAAGCACTGCTTCTGCACTTCCTGCTGAGCTTCCATCCACAGAAGCTTCATCATCATCTCAAACAAGCCCATCATTTCATACACAAATAATGTCTCACTTTACCTCCTCCCAAAAGAAATGGATGAAAAGGTTTGATACAAAAAGGTCAAACGGATCAAGCGTTGACCACTAAATCATGGGATAAATGATACAAAATCAAGTAATGAGTTGGAAACTTGTATAATTCAAGTTTTGATAGCCTTTTTGGTATTACTATGTATTGTGTATTTTTGTATTGGTAATCATTACTTCCATATTCGTATCATTGATTTCATTAGACAATGTGAATTTCTGCTGCACAAACTACTTCAACATGCTCAAACTTCGTTATGGTATAAGTACATAGTACTTAGCTTTCAATGATGGTTACACCTCCTTCTAAACTATACCTTTATTAATATATTGATGATTATATTTAGACATTTAGTATTAGCTATTATCAATTGTTTTATAGCTATGAAAATAAAATAGATGTCTTTTTAGATTATAATTTGAAACTTCTTTGGAGCCACAAAATCAAAATTTCGGATCGTGCCAACTATAATTATGTTGACATCCACAGGGGCAGAGCCAGGTTTTAACAATAACGGGGCTGACACCCTCACATTgtaataatattttaaagtataattttacTAATACTATCATATTATGAAAATATTCTTTAGTATTATTAACCGGATGCAATAATGGGTCACACACATCTTCTATTCATTTGAAAAAAGAATTTTCTTGCTTGCAATTTACCCTACAAATTTATAATTACAATCAACCAAATTAACAAAatcataattaaattattaattagaaattacaGTAAATAAAGTGtgcaataaaaattaaaatttaccgTAAGAAAATTGAAATCATTGATGTAACAGTGTTGCCgacaattattaatttaaaa includes these proteins:
- the LOC111880558 gene encoding ylmG homolog protein 2, chloroplastic, which encodes MHSSSSSTKNSCDDNPAKKTANSSNKFVIIGLPLSTLHTPSLLFFKSTSPTTITHLQKLVTESSNNLIHNLHNSIDKCLNFLHLFASENPLFAKLQSLSSEYHNFCQINRRNQRNLKSVWNHDFAAIIPGDSVAGLVVSNGVLNFLNIYNTLLVVRLVLTWFPNSPQAIVSPLSTLCDPYLNIFRGVIPPLGGTLDLSPILAFLVLNALTSTASALPAELPSTEASSSSQTSPSFHTQIMSHFTSSQKKWMKRFDTKRSNGSSVDH